The Palleronia sp. THAF1 genome window below encodes:
- a CDS encoding DUF2062 domain-containing protein gives MFKRRTPRSTLAAFGRALWPRGGWLRAGQYMAYRVRRLPDPAYKISRGIAAGVFVSFTPFFGLHFLLAAGLAWIMGGNLLAALLATFTGNPITFPIIAGLSVEMGSWMLGRPNALPLGEVFNAFSGVSLELWLNARAIFTDDLVQWTRLDWFFDRVFLPYLIGGIVPGVIAGVTAYILSRPLIAAYQKARIKRLKTRFAKRREIAEKAIVARRKETNI, from the coding sequence ATGTTCAAGCGCCGCACGCCCAGGTCCACGCTGGCGGCCTTCGGTCGGGCGCTGTGGCCCCGTGGCGGCTGGCTGCGGGCGGGGCAGTACATGGCATACCGCGTCCGTCGCCTCCCGGACCCGGCCTACAAGATCAGCCGGGGGATCGCGGCGGGTGTCTTCGTGTCGTTCACGCCATTCTTCGGGCTGCACTTCTTGTTAGCGGCGGGATTGGCGTGGATCATGGGGGGGAATCTTCTGGCGGCGCTTTTGGCGACGTTCACCGGAAATCCGATCACTTTTCCGATTATCGCTGGCCTGTCGGTGGAAATGGGCAGCTGGATGCTGGGCCGCCCCAACGCGCTGCCGTTAGGAGAGGTGTTCAACGCCTTCAGCGGCGTCTCGCTCGAATTGTGGCTGAACGCCCGCGCGATCTTCACAGACGATCTGGTTCAATGGACCCGTCTGGACTGGTTTTTTGACCGCGTTTTCCTACCCTACCTGATCGGTGGTATCGTTCCGGGCGTGATCGCTGGCGTGACCGCATACATATTGTCGCGCCCGTTGATCGCGGCTTACCAAAAGGCCCGGATCAAGCGATTGAAGACACGCTTTGCCAAGCGGCGCGAGATTGCGGAAAAGGCCATCGTGGCCCGCCGGAAGGAAACGAACATATGA
- a CDS encoding pyridoxine 5'-phosphate synthase, with the protein MTPPLRLGVNIDHVATVRNARGGDLPDPVRAARIAEAAGADGITAHLREDRRHISDADIEALMDALTLPLNFEMAATDEMQAIALRHKPHAVCIVPERRDERTTEGGLEVAREENRLAHFIAPLAEAGCRVSIFIAADPRQIEAAARIGAAVVELHTGAYCDAFAEGRMDDHAEELAKLTEMAVLADELGLEVHAGHGLTYDTVPPIAALPQVVELNIGHFLIGEAIFKGLEPAIKEMRTVMDGARA; encoded by the coding sequence ATGACCCCACCCCTGCGACTGGGCGTGAACATCGATCACGTGGCGACCGTGCGCAACGCGCGCGGTGGCGATCTGCCGGACCCTGTGCGCGCGGCCCGTATCGCCGAAGCCGCGGGGGCCGATGGCATCACGGCGCATCTGCGTGAAGACCGGCGCCACATCTCGGACGCGGATATCGAGGCGCTGATGGATGCGCTGACTTTGCCGCTGAACTTCGAAATGGCCGCGACGGATGAAATGCAGGCAATCGCTCTGCGTCATAAGCCCCACGCCGTATGCATCGTGCCCGAACGCCGGGACGAGCGGACGACCGAAGGCGGGCTGGAGGTCGCGCGCGAAGAGAACAGGCTGGCCCATTTCATCGCGCCACTGGCAGAGGCCGGGTGCCGCGTGTCGATTTTCATCGCCGCCGATCCGCGCCAGATCGAAGCGGCGGCGCGCATCGGTGCTGCGGTGGTGGAACTTCACACGGGTGCCTATTGCGATGCCTTCGCAGAGGGCCGCATGGACGACCACGCCGAAGAGCTCGCCAAGCTGACCGAAATGGCGGTTCTGGCCGACGAGTTGGGTCTGGAGGTTCACGCGGGCCACGGCCTGACCTATGACACCGTGCCCCCCATCGCCGCGCTTCCGCAGGTGGTCGAATTGAATATCGGTCACTTCCTGATCGGCGAAGCGATCTTCAAAGGGCTGGAGCCTGCGATCAAGGAGATGCGCACGGTCATGGACGGGGCGCGCGCGTGA
- a CDS encoding NADPH-dependent FMN reductase, with product MTKTILAFGASNSKASINHQLALRVGDLVAAELGDARVTSLLLHDFDMPVYSIDRENADGIPAPAQAFIDALAAADGVVISFAEHNGSLTAAFKNVFDWASRIDGKVYQGKPLLALATSPGARGGQSVLDHAAAQAPFRGAASVEVFSLPSFGETFADGAVLDGEHAKRLAQAVAAFAERV from the coding sequence GTGACCAAGACGATCCTGGCCTTCGGCGCCAGCAATTCGAAAGCCTCGATCAACCATCAACTGGCGCTGCGCGTGGGTGATTTGGTGGCAGCGGAACTGGGGGACGCACGCGTGACGTCGTTGCTGCTGCATGATTTCGACATGCCGGTGTATTCCATCGACCGAGAGAACGCGGACGGCATTCCCGCACCCGCGCAGGCTTTCATCGACGCGTTGGCGGCGGCGGACGGGGTGGTGATCTCCTTCGCCGAGCATAACGGATCGCTGACCGCCGCGTTCAAGAACGTCTTCGACTGGGCCAGCCGGATCGACGGCAAGGTCTATCAGGGCAAACCGCTTCTGGCGCTGGCGACCTCTCCGGGCGCGCGCGGCGGACAGTCCGTTCTGGACCACGCTGCGGCGCAGGCCCCGTTCCGGGGGGCGGCATCGGTTGAAGTGTTTTCACTGCCCAGCTTCGGCGAAACCTTCGCCGACGGGGCCGTGTTGGACGGTGAGCATGCGAAACGGCTGGCGCAGGCCGTCGCGGCGTTCGCTGAACGCGTCTAG
- a CDS encoding ABC transporter permease, with protein MTLHRSANTSGSGAAPQPGRAPSPAITIARRELRSGFRNGLKGFRVFLACLTLGIAAIAAVGSVREAITEGLAREGATLLGGDASVEFTYRFANDAERAALEALGTVSEVVEFRSMVTVGEDRALTQVKGVDAAYPLLGDLQLDPPGPLPDALAGDPPGAAMDPVLADRLGLTVGDTFRLGEKDFRLTARIAAEPDNAGGGFDLGPRTLLNTADLDGTGLIQPGTLYETEYRLTLPPEADLDTAEAQLAEALPDSGYRWRDRRNGAPGIQQFVERLSAFLVLVGLAGLAVGGIGVGSAVRAHMVDKTATIATLKTLGAESRTLFAAFAIQIGAVTALAVVLGVALGAALPIAFAPIIEDRLPVPAALSLYPAALAEAALYGILAAALFTLWPLAKAQDIRAAALFREAGGLPSGLPRLPYLLATGAILILLVGLAAWLSGIPMLTLYTAGGLLASFLALLATAWATRRAARVVARQPALRGRTAIRTAFGAVGGPSGEAAAVVLSLGLGLTVLAAVGQIDANLRAAIERDLPDIAPAYFMVDIQPAQIDAIRALEDDTQVEKVEAAPMLRGIITQINGQDATEVAGDHWTLRGDRGVTYSELPPEDTTVTEGVWWRPDYTGPNQISFAAEEAAELGLELGDTLTVNILGRDIEGEITSFREVDFSTAGIGFVLAMNPAALQGAPHTWIATVYADEAAEARILRNVAGDYPNITAIRVRDAIDRVSDILAGVAAAITYGASATLVTGAVVLIGAAAAGTRARVYEAAVLKTVGASRTTILTSFALRWAILGLAAGLVAAVAGAAAGWGVSVFIMETDFRFAPGSALAIIAGGVVLTLLAGLAFAWGPLAARPAQVLRARD; from the coding sequence ATGACCCTTCATCGTTCTGCAAATACCTCGGGGTCTGGGGCAGCGCCCCAGCCGGGCCGCGCCCCCAGTCCCGCCATCACCATAGCGCGCCGAGAACTCCGCTCCGGCTTCCGTAACGGACTGAAGGGGTTCCGCGTCTTCCTCGCCTGCCTGACCCTCGGCATCGCCGCCATCGCGGCTGTGGGTTCGGTCAGGGAAGCCATCACGGAAGGTCTCGCCCGCGAAGGCGCAACGCTGCTGGGCGGCGACGCGAGCGTCGAGTTCACCTACCGTTTCGCCAACGACGCTGAGCGCGCGGCGCTCGAAGCTCTCGGCACCGTATCCGAAGTCGTCGAGTTCCGCTCCATGGTCACCGTCGGAGAGGACCGCGCGCTGACGCAGGTGAAGGGCGTCGATGCGGCCTATCCACTGCTGGGCGATCTACAACTCGACCCGCCCGGCCCGCTGCCAGACGCGCTCGCGGGCGACCCGCCTGGCGCCGCTATGGACCCGGTGTTGGCCGACCGGCTGGGCCTGACCGTGGGCGACACCTTCCGGCTGGGTGAGAAGGACTTTCGCCTGACCGCCCGGATCGCGGCAGAGCCCGACAACGCAGGCGGCGGCTTTGACCTTGGCCCCAGAACACTCCTGAACACCGCAGACCTCGACGGCACCGGCCTGATCCAGCCCGGCACGCTATACGAGACTGAATATCGCCTGACCCTGCCACCGGAAGCCGACCTCGACACCGCAGAGGCGCAACTGGCCGAAGCCCTCCCCGACTCCGGCTACCGCTGGCGCGACCGTCGCAACGGCGCGCCGGGCATCCAGCAGTTCGTCGAGCGTCTGTCGGCCTTCCTCGTGCTCGTCGGTCTTGCCGGTCTGGCCGTCGGTGGCATCGGCGTCGGCTCCGCCGTCCGCGCGCACATGGTGGACAAGACCGCCACCATCGCGACGCTGAAAACCCTTGGCGCCGAATCCCGCACCCTGTTCGCCGCCTTCGCTATCCAGATCGGCGCTGTCACGGCGCTCGCCGTGGTCCTTGGCGTCGCCCTTGGCGCGGCGCTGCCCATCGCCTTCGCACCCATCATCGAAGACCGTCTGCCCGTGCCGGCCGCCCTGTCGCTCTATCCTGCCGCACTGGCCGAGGCCGCGTTGTACGGCATCCTTGCCGCCGCGCTCTTCACGCTCTGGCCGCTGGCGAAAGCGCAGGACATCCGCGCCGCCGCCCTGTTCCGCGAAGCCGGTGGCCTGCCCTCCGGCCTGCCGCGACTGCCCTACCTGCTCGCGACAGGGGCCATTCTGATCCTGCTGGTCGGCCTTGCCGCGTGGCTGTCGGGCATCCCGATGCTGACGCTCTACACCGCTGGCGGTCTGCTCGCGTCGTTCCTTGCCTTGCTGGCCACCGCATGGGCCACGCGCCGCGCCGCGCGCGTCGTCGCTCGACAGCCTGCCCTGCGCGGTCGCACCGCGATCCGCACGGCCTTCGGTGCCGTTGGCGGACCGTCCGGCGAAGCGGCGGCGGTCGTTCTGTCGCTGGGCCTTGGCCTGACCGTGCTGGCCGCTGTCGGTCAGATCGACGCCAACTTGCGCGCCGCAATCGAGCGCGACCTTCCGGACATCGCCCCCGCCTATTTCATGGTCGATATTCAACCCGCGCAGATCGACGCCATCCGCGCTTTGGAAGACGATACCCAAGTCGAAAAGGTCGAAGCGGCGCCCATGCTGCGGGGCATCATCACGCAGATCAACGGGCAGGACGCAACAGAGGTCGCGGGCGACCACTGGACCCTGCGCGGCGACCGGGGCGTCACCTATTCCGAGCTGCCGCCCGAGGATACGACCGTGACAGAAGGCGTCTGGTGGCGGCCCGATTACACCGGCCCCAATCAGATCAGCTTCGCCGCCGAAGAAGCCGCAGAACTGGGCCTGGAACTTGGCGACACGCTGACCGTCAACATCCTTGGCCGCGATATCGAGGGAGAGATCACATCGTTCCGCGAAGTCGATTTCTCGACCGCCGGGATCGGTTTCGTCTTGGCCATGAACCCCGCTGCACTTCAAGGCGCACCGCACACGTGGATCGCAACGGTCTACGCCGATGAAGCCGCAGAGGCCCGCATCTTGCGTAACGTGGCGGGCGACTACCCCAACATCACCGCCATTCGCGTGCGGGACGCCATCGACCGCGTGTCCGACATCCTTGCCGGTGTGGCCGCCGCCATCACCTATGGTGCATCCGCCACGCTTGTGACGGGCGCGGTCGTCCTGATCGGCGCCGCCGCGGCGGGCACCCGCGCGCGCGTCTACGAGGCCGCCGTGCTCAAGACCGTCGGCGCCAGTCGCACCACCATTCTGACCAGCTTCGCGCTGCGTTGGGCAATTCTGGGACTGGCGGCGGGACTGGTGGCTGCTGTCGCGGGGGCGGCTGCGGGATGGGGCGTGTCAGTCTTCATCATGGAGACCGACTTCCGCTTCGCGCCGGGATCGGCACTGGCAATTATCGCAGGCGGCGTTGTTCTGACGCTGCTGGCGGGGCTTGCCTTTGCATGGGGTCCGCTCGCCGCCCGCCCGGCACAGGTGCTGCGCGCGCGGGATTAA
- a CDS encoding ABC transporter ATP-binding protein, translating into MPDTILSLNDADLTLDGNAGPVDILRGITLDVTRGETVGLVGPSGSGKSSLLMVMGGLERATGGSVHALDHDLTAMNEDALARFRRSHMGVVFQSFHLIPTMTALENVATPLELAGHSDAFDRAAAELDAVGLGKRQHHYPSELSGGEQQRVALARAAAPRPEILLADEPTGNLDGPTGETIMDLLFALNDRHGATLILVTHAPDLAARCSRTIRLEDGRLAPDRAAAE; encoded by the coding sequence ATGCCCGACACGATCCTGTCCCTGAACGACGCCGACCTCACGCTCGACGGCAATGCCGGTCCCGTGGATATCCTGCGCGGCATCACGCTGGATGTGACGCGCGGCGAAACGGTGGGGCTGGTGGGTCCGTCGGGATCAGGCAAGTCGTCTCTCCTCATGGTCATGGGCGGGCTGGAGCGCGCCACGGGCGGCTCGGTTCACGCGCTCGACCATGACCTGACGGCAATGAACGAGGATGCATTGGCCCGCTTCCGTCGCTCTCATATGGGAGTCGTCTTCCAGTCCTTCCACCTGATCCCCACGATGACCGCGCTCGAAAATGTCGCAACCCCGCTTGAACTGGCGGGCCACTCGGACGCTTTCGACCGCGCGGCAGCCGAACTCGACGCCGTGGGCCTTGGAAAACGCCAGCACCACTACCCGTCAGAACTATCCGGCGGCGAACAGCAGCGCGTCGCCCTTGCCCGCGCCGCTGCCCCCCGCCCCGAAATCCTGTTGGCGGACGAGCCCACCGGCAATCTCGACGGTCCCACGGGTGAAACAATCATGGACTTGCTCTTCGCCCTCAACGACCGTCACGGCGCGACGCTGATCCTCGTTACCCACGCGCCCGACCTCGCCGCCCGCTGCTCGCGCACGATCCGCCTTGAAGACGGCCGCCTTGCCCCCGACCGCGCCGCCGCCGAATGA
- a CDS encoding arylesterase produces MRASVGLVAYGVREWALKSVAAICLYGGLVGAAQAEVTVAALGDSLTQGYGLVQSEGFVPQLQAWLRDQGADVTVVNAGVSGDTTAGGLSRVDWTLTPDVDAMIVALGGNDLLRGIDPANSKANLNGILAAADEAGVPVLMIGMEAPGNYGADYKEAFDGMYGELAAEWDVALAEASFLGTLMEIEDRAAASARYMQSDGIHPNAEGVALIVEALGPEVLELVERAAE; encoded by the coding sequence ATGCGCGCCTCCGTGGGTCTGGTGGCATATGGGGTGCGGGAATGGGCGCTCAAGTCGGTGGCGGCGATCTGTCTTTACGGTGGCCTTGTCGGTGCCGCGCAGGCCGAGGTGACGGTGGCCGCGCTGGGCGACTCGCTGACGCAAGGATATGGCTTGGTGCAGTCCGAAGGCTTCGTGCCGCAGCTGCAGGCGTGGCTGCGCGATCAGGGGGCCGATGTGACGGTCGTGAACGCAGGCGTGTCGGGAGACACGACGGCGGGCGGCTTGTCTCGGGTCGACTGGACTTTGACGCCCGATGTGGACGCGATGATCGTGGCGCTGGGCGGCAACGATCTGCTGCGGGGGATCGATCCGGCGAACTCCAAGGCGAACTTGAACGGTATCCTGGCGGCAGCGGATGAGGCGGGCGTGCCTGTGCTGATGATCGGGATGGAGGCGCCGGGGAACTACGGTGCCGACTACAAGGAGGCGTTCGACGGGATGTATGGCGAATTGGCCGCGGAATGGGACGTGGCGTTGGCGGAAGCGTCGTTCCTGGGCACCTTGATGGAAATCGAGGACCGCGCAGCGGCGTCGGCCCGCTACATGCAGTCCGACGGCATTCATCCGAACGCAGAAGGCGTGGCGTTGATCGTCGAGGCACTGGGGCCGGAGGTTCTGGAACTGGTCGAACGCGCGGCGGAGTGA
- a CDS encoding FAD-binding oxidoreductase, translated as MAILKTLRMVVGDAHVLTGADAASFAKDWTGQYEGEPLCAVRPANVQEVAGVVRAAAEAGVAVVPVAGNTGLMGGTHAPGRIALSLERMNAVREVRTESRLAIVEAGVVLSQLHDAVDQHGLVFPLTFGAKGSARIGGVLGTNAGGSNVLRYGSTRALCLGLEVVMADGRVLDTMSELVKDNSGYDLRDLFIGAEGTLGIVTAAVLRLFPKPAAYATAMVAVPSVSDALGLLNQLQTATGGAVEAFEYMPRSYFDAWGKREPGKRPPFAQTYDHAVMVEVGATAPRDAEPGPDGAVPVQAYLEEVLGEMIEDGRALDAVVARSEAQRREIWERREIAGELSLGQGPFALTDVSVPLDKVETFLNRAYAALEADDPDVRHLVVSHLGDGNVHLTVWPSDGDAGYERVMEIVEDITQDLRGSFSAEHGIGLGKKGAMGRRKNPVALDVMRAVKAALDPQGIMNPGKVVPEA; from the coding sequence ATGGCTATTCTAAAGACGCTGCGCATGGTCGTGGGCGACGCGCATGTTCTGACGGGCGCGGATGCGGCGTCCTTCGCAAAGGATTGGACCGGACAGTACGAGGGTGAGCCGCTTTGCGCCGTGCGGCCCGCGAATGTACAGGAGGTCGCTGGCGTCGTTCGGGCCGCTGCGGAGGCTGGCGTTGCTGTCGTGCCCGTGGCGGGGAACACCGGATTGATGGGCGGCACGCACGCGCCGGGTCGCATCGCGCTTTCGCTGGAGCGGATGAACGCCGTGCGCGAGGTGCGGACAGAGTCGCGGCTGGCGATCGTCGAGGCGGGCGTTGTGCTCAGCCAGTTGCACGACGCGGTGGACCAGCATGGGCTGGTCTTTCCGCTGACCTTCGGCGCGAAGGGATCGGCACGGATCGGCGGTGTGCTAGGAACGAACGCGGGTGGCTCTAACGTCCTGCGCTATGGGAGCACTCGGGCGCTGTGTCTGGGCTTGGAAGTCGTGATGGCCGACGGGCGGGTGCTGGATACCATGTCCGAACTGGTGAAGGACAACTCCGGCTATGATCTGCGCGACCTGTTCATCGGTGCGGAGGGCACCTTGGGGATCGTAACGGCGGCGGTGTTGCGCTTGTTTCCGAAGCCCGCCGCCTATGCCACCGCGATGGTCGCGGTGCCGTCGGTCAGCGATGCGCTGGGGTTGCTGAACCAGTTGCAAACCGCGACGGGCGGCGCGGTAGAGGCGTTCGAATATATGCCGCGCAGCTATTTCGATGCGTGGGGCAAACGCGAGCCGGGCAAGCGCCCGCCGTTCGCGCAGACCTACGATCACGCCGTGATGGTCGAGGTCGGTGCGACCGCACCGCGCGATGCAGAGCCGGGACCGGATGGAGCGGTGCCGGTCCAGGCTTACCTGGAAGAGGTGCTGGGCGAGATGATCGAGGACGGTCGCGCGCTGGATGCCGTCGTTGCGCGGTCAGAGGCGCAGCGGCGCGAGATCTGGGAGCGGCGCGAGATCGCGGGCGAACTGTCCTTGGGGCAGGGTCCGTTCGCGCTGACGGATGTGAGCGTGCCGCTGGACAAGGTCGAGACGTTCCTTAACCGTGCCTACGCGGCGTTGGAGGCCGACGACCCGGACGTGCGGCATCTGGTGGTCAGTCATCTGGGCGACGGGAACGTGCATCTGACCGTGTGGCCGTCGGACGGGGATGCGGGCTATGAGCGCGTGATGGAGATCGTCGAGGATATCACGCAGGACTTGCGTGGATCGTTCTCTGCCGAGCACGGGATCGGGCTGGGCAAGAAGGGCGCGATGGGCCGACGCAAAAATCCGGTGGCTCTGGATGTGATGCGGGCCGTGAAGGCGGCGCTAGATCCGCAGGGGATCATGAATCCCGGGAAGGTGGTGCCAGAAGCTTAG